Genomic segment of Arachis hypogaea cultivar Tifrunner chromosome 16, arahy.Tifrunner.gnm2.J5K5, whole genome shotgun sequence:
CATCTTCGACTCCTAGTCCACCTAATTTTTTTGGAACCTGCATCACTTCCCACCTAACCAATGTCATACCATTCATATCATCCTCCTTACTCTATAGAAATATTCTCTACAATGAAATCAACTTTTCTGCAATAGCCTTCGGCATCTTACACAAACTTGCAAGAtgagagatgatcataggtgaaaatatgtaattgagcaattgaaccctcaccggatgtgtatctgctctagtcactcaagtgtttagggttgattcactcaattctcccttaatcatgctttctaagatttgtttttcatctaacaatcaacaattacttcatgcatgcatacaaatatcatgaggacttatccataggttgtaatgggactagggtcaaggtaggatgcatatggctaagtggacaagaatttgaatctttgattaacttaaactttccacctaacctgtGACAATCTATACAATTTaaatgctaacctaactacccattcttcactttttcacagaCTCatacattctctttttttttttttatcacaactcatatgcattgatgattattgaacttcactttggggaattttgtctcctttttattgcttttctttttttctttttatttttcttttgtttttttctctttttctttttgatgaattatatacaaaggtaccaatgcatatggtttaaacatttaatgcatgagtatgtactcaattcccaaaattttcaacaaaaatatacttttatgtCACCCAATGTTTCCAAGTTTCTCAATCTTAAATGATAaatcatagttgtcagaaccgaaccggtaatcGAACCGGTCAAGTTACTGGGTTACTGGGtcattggttcaaccggtgggtcactggttgaaccggttaacccggtcctatgtaaataaataataaaaatagtcaaaaagtttaaaattaaaatttaaaatacatatttttactaacattttaaaaatatctagcaattctaaaataatatgaaacaggaataataagtattttgttaattttactctatcataaatattttattttgttttacattaaaataataattattttcaaattttaataatttattaattaatttatatcattatactattatatactacaagtatttattaaaaaataatattgatagatattatataattatgaaaagaaaaaataagtgagtttataactaaaattaaaataaattaaatagaagtaaattatttaataaaagatatCTAGATATAATATAATTTGTAAATATATTAACTAGAATTGTGATAGCCTGGTGGTTGTGATTTACTCCTTTTATATTGAGGACAGGGGTTCGAAACCCATCCAtccattttgaaaaattttaatattcaGCAGTTCGGTCGGACCGGTTTTACCGAGTTTGACCGGTTCTCACCGGTTCACTCTGGGTTTGACCGGTTTGCACCGGTTCTCTACCTTGTTCGATTGAATTAGCAGACCGGACCGACTTAGGATCCGGTTCACTGGTTTTTCGGTCGAACCAGCCGGTCCGATCCAGTTTTTACAACATtgtgataaacactctcactactcactagcctaaactaatcaaagatccaaacaagggacatttattatttttgctttaaggcttgtaatgtgctaaaattaagaacaaatgggtttagcataggctcaaaattagctaacaatggaagataaaaggtaggctatttgggtaagtgagctatttgaacaatatatggcctcaatcatataagtgcattcatacacaaaataatatacaaaaagaatcaaacaaatcaaaaattgcaatcatagaaagagaataatacacacaagaataaagataagtggttatatgatgcaaccacacaattaggctcaaaattcacatgcttatgtgttcttagctcaaaaacatgatccacaatgtatagttcaagcaagttctaattttttttatttttttcaactcaaTTGGGtaccctatagataaatttcttgaaaaacttcattattatgatgatgatgatgatgatgatgatgatgatgatgatgatgatgatgatgatgatgatgatgatgatgatgatgatgatgatgatgatgatgatgatgatgatgatgatgatgatgatgatgatgatgatgatgatgattattattattattattattattattattattattattattattattattattattattattattattattattattattattattattattattattattattattattattattattattattattattattattattattattattattattattattattatatatgcaaactaagaaaatgcaacaaaaattctaaaagacctaaaaaaatgaaatgcaaaagtgttgggattagaaaattgtcacccaaaaatgccgatcGATCgaacgacctctccacacttaaaagtttgcaccgtcctcggtgcattcaaagatgagcaaaggGGTACGGCAACTTtttggattgccaccttcagctggtgggtcaACCGGCTGCTGCGTGTACTTTCTCTCGCTTCCATTTTAGCTTATGACGACTCAcctatgaaaaatagaaaatagcacAATACGATGAGAAAATGCAAAAGTAAGGAAGCATAAattattggaatgaggtaaatcactagaattgagtgagtgaattagtgtgacattaaggaacagtagtgtgtgagttctaagttgcatgcggtttagaacacacacactagcataaagAGCTATGTCAAAATTACACAAAAGAAGggtgcactttactcattctagtatgctcgAGATGCTTCAAATAAAACTTGTAAGTTAAGACACCCAAACAAGCAATGAAGAaacatgaaagcattcaagcaaaaatcaggcaattatgaattggataatgaatggacattgattgatgtgtaagtaagtTTAGTGAACAAAATGATATATGAAACTTACTCAACAATTAATGACAcactttgaattttatttgcaacacctaagtgacatagaagtgaaacacatgggtgctatggaacttaggcaaaagaagatagaagtaaaaactaatcacatagcaagcatggtccacaaagctcagaaagctaaaaaatatgtcactaggtaagtgGTGCActaaattgtgatccctggtaatggctccaaaaacttggtgctctaatcttaattcataatttgtcacaacttcgatacaactaaccagcaagtgcactgggtcgtccaagtaataccttacgtgagtaagggtcgaatcccacggagattgttggtatgaagcaagctatggtcatcttgtaaatctcagtcaggcggatatcaaatggttatggagttttcaaataataataataataaataaacagaaaataaagatagaaatacttatgtagatcattggtgagaatttcagataagcgtgtagagatgctttcgttcctctgaacttctgctttcctgctgtcttcatccaatcattcctactcctttctatggcaagctttctgtaaggcatcaccgttgtcaatggctacatcccatcctctctgtgaaaaaggtccaaatgctctgtcacggcacggctaatcatctggaggttctcgatcatactggaataggatccaccctctttttgcgtctgtcactacgcccagcactcgcgagtttgaagttcgtcacagccatcccttcccagatcctactcgaaataccacagacaaggtttagacttttcggatctcaggaatggccatccatgggttctaacttataccacgaagattctaatatctcagactcggtcctctgtattagatatctaagagatactcattctagcttgtttgcatgtagaacggaagtgtttgtcaggcacgcgttcataagtgagaatgatgatgagcgtcacataatcatcacattcatcatgttcttgggtgcgaatggatatcttagaagcggaataagttgaattgaatagagaaacagtagtactttgcattaaatcatgaggaacagcagagctccacaccttaatctatggagtgcagaaactctaccgttgaaaatacataagtgatgaaggttcaggcatggccgaatggccagcccccaaacgtgatcaatatgatccaaagttgaactaaaaatcataagatgtaaatacaatagtaaaaagtcctatttatactaaactagctactagggtttacagaagtaagtaattgatgcataaatccactttcggagcccacttggtgtgtgcttgggctgagcttgaagtttacacgtgcagaggcttcttttggatttgaacgccaagttgtaacgtgtttttggcattcaactctggttcgtgacgtgtttctggcgtttaactccagactgcagcgtagaactggcgttcaatgcccttttgcatcatctaaactcgggaaaagtatgaactattatatatttctggaaagacctggatgtcgactttccaacgcaattggaagcgcgccatttggagttctgtagctctagaaaatacactttgagtgcagggaggtcagaatccaacagcatcagcagtccttcttcaactgctgaatctgatttctgctcaagtccctcaatttcagccagaaaatacctgaaatcacagaaaaatacacaaactcatagtaaagtccagaaatgtgaatttaacataaaaactaataaaaacatccctaaaagtaactagatcttactaaaaacatactaaaaacaatgccaaaaagcgtataaattatccgctcatcacaacaccaaacttaaattgttgcttgtccccaagcaactgaaaatcaaataggataaaaagaagagaatatactataaattccaaaatatcaatgaaacatagctccaatcagatgagcgggacttgtagctttttgcctcttgaatagttttgccatctcactttatccattaaagttcagaatgattggcatctataggaactcagagttcagatagtgttattgattctcctagtttagtatggttattcttgaacacagctactttatgagtcttggccgtggccctaagcactttgttttccagtattaccaccggatacataaatgccacagacacataattgggtgaaccttttcagattgtgactcagctttgctaaagtccccaattagaggtgtccagggttcttaagcacactcttctttttgctttggaccttgactttaaccgctcagtctcaagttttcacttgacaccttcacgccacaagcacatggttagggacagcttggtttagccgcttaggccaggattttattcctttaggccctcctatccactgatgttcaatgccttgggatcctttttattacccttgccttttggttttaagggctgacGTGTATCCCGCTAAGCTCGGGGTTAGCATCAGCAACAACAATCCGACCATGAATCTCggaaacaaacaaaccaaaactgAAACAAACACGCACGTGAGTTATACACGTTACTTGCGAAAACAGAACTCATCATCCAAGCCATCAATATCGGAACAAATCAGGCTCCACTTGACGCCTCAGTCATCTATAAAATAAGGGTAAAAACAACCTAAGAAGGACAGGTGACAGAACTCACTCTAACTCATTTTCTTTACTCCTCTTAACTCATAcacttacttgagcgtcggagtgctttttgcaggtgctcccgcTGCCGTGTTTCACCACACCGAGGTTACCTCTGGAGACCACCTCCCTGACGACGCACAGCTCCTGGAGCTAAGCAAATCTCGTTGGGGACCTATACCTCGGCTGGTTCAgacggaacatttggcgcccaccgtggggcccggTTACACTAACCCCACTTTTTCTTTTGTATAGCACCTCGTGTTTTCTTTTTACGCAGGAATTCTCAACCCTCGCTCATGGCTGATAATGGAGTCCATCAAAACACTCAGGCCGAGCTCATGGCTCAAATGGCCGAACTGCAAGCGGAAGTCAAAAGGCTGGCCGAACTAACCAGCCAAAATGACGCCAGTAAACGTGAAGACAACGGCCATAAAGGAAAAACAGACCTACTGAGTATCGACCCACCAAGGGAGAAGCTGACCTTGGACAACCCATTCTCCGAGGAGATCACCAACTACCAGATGCCAAAGCATTTCACATTACCTTCTTCCCTCGAGCCATATAAGGGGATTGGTGACCCCCGGGCTCACATCAAGAAATTTCAATCTATGATGTTCTTTAATGGTCCTAATAACGAACCCGTCCTTTGCAGGGCCTTCCCTACTTACCTCGATGGTGCAGCCCTGCTTTGGTTCTCAAAACTACCTGCAGGATCAATCTCTTCTTTCGAGGAATTAGCGAAATCCTTCATAGACTACTTCGCTGCAGCAAGGATATATGTACATGGATCAGACTACCTCGGTACCATTCGCCAAGGACCCCAGGAGAACTTGAAGGACTACCTAACCAGGTTTGCAGAAGCAACAATGGAAATACCCGACTTAGACCCCGCCGTCCATCTGCACGCCATAAAGGCAGGACTCCGACCCGGAAAATTCAGGGAAACAATCGCGGTAACAAAGCCAAAGACATTGGAAGAGTTCCGAGAAAGGGCGGCAGGGCAGATGGAGATCGAAGAGCTCCGCGAAACCGAAAAAACAGAAAAGAGACAACCCAGAAGAGAGGATGAAAAATCCACAAGGTCGGCAAACATCAAGGACCTCAAGAGACCCTTCAAGCTAACCCCAAAATTTGACAATTACACCAGGTTCAACACAAGAAGGGAAAGGATAATCAAAGAAATACTCAACGCCAAAATCATAAAACCACCAGCAAGGGCCGGGAGCTATCAAGACCAGAGATTCGTCGACAAAAGCAAGCACTGTGCTTTCCACCAAAAGTACGGCCACACAACCGACGAATGCATAATAGCCAAGGACCTATTAGAAAGATTGGCCCGGCAGGGCCTCCTAGATAAATACATCGAGGGAAGGAAGCATAAGGAGAACGATAAAGAGGAACGCCAACAGACCTCAGGAGCAAAAGACACCAACAAATGGCCAAACAACACACCACCTAAGGGGATCATAAACACCATATCAGGAGGATTCGCCGGAGGAGGAGAAACAACTTCGGCGAGAAAACGTAACTATCGCGCGATGCTTGCAATAGAAGGGACAACACCACATAACGACAAGGACACATTAAACCTAGAAATCGTTTTCAATCAGAGGGACATATGCTCAGCCGCACCACATTCAGACGACCCAGTGGTAATTTCTATCCAAACAGGCGAGTTACTGGTAAGAAAAGTCCTCTTGGACCCAGGTAGTAGTGCCGATGTTCTGTTTTACGCTACTTTTATAAAAATGCAATTATCTGAAAAACTTATACAACCTTCATCCGGAGAATTAGTCGGATTCTCCGGAGAAAGAGTACCGATCAAAGGCTACATATGGTTGAAGACAATGATGGGAAACCACCCATTGTCACGAACCATCGACATACAATACCTTATAGTTGACTGCCCTAGTCCTTATAACATTATTCTCGGAAGACCTGCTCTGAACATGTTCAGGGCAGTGGTTTCAACCTTTCACCTATGTGTAAAATTTCAGGCACAGGACGGAAAAATAGCGACACTTCACTCAGACCAGCAACAAGCTCGGCAATGTTACAACGCAAGCTTGAAAAGGCCAGCAACAGAGGTACTGTCCTTGGCAGAGCTTGATCCGCGCGAAGACacccaagaaaggcctcaaccaGCAGACGAGCTCCAAAAAATCCCACTGACAGAGAAACCAGAACAGTTCACATACGTCGGCCAGGCACTACAAGGAAAGGAAAGATCAGAACTGGTGAAAGTATTGCAAGACAACTCTGACCTATTTGCATGGACCCCGGCAGATATGCCAGGAATAGATCTGAGCATTATCTGCCATAAACTCGCCACAAACAAAGCAAGCCGACCTATAGCTCAGAAAAAGAGGAATCTCGGAGCAGACAAATCAAAGGCCGCACTGGAAGAAACCGAAAAGCTACTTAAAGCCAACTTCATCAAAGAAATCAGATTCACCACATGGCTCTCGAACGTAGTAATGGTAAGAAAAAAttcaggtaaatggcgcatgtgcgtcgacttcacCGATTTAAATAAAGCATGCCCCAAGGATGCTTATCCTCTACCATGCATCGATAAACTTGTAGACAGTGCCTCAGGTTACAAAAGcttgagcttcatggatgcatactctggttataaccagatacTCATGCACCCAGAAGACCAAAGCAAAACCGCGTTTATAACCGAGCATGGAAATTTTTGTTATAgagtaatgccatttggactaaagaatgcaggtgcaacataCCAGCGACTGATGGACAAGGTGTTCCATCACCAAATAGGTCGGAACATGGAgatctatgtggatgacatggtCGCCAAGACCACCCATGGGAAGTCACACTGCGATGATCTTAAAGAAATATTTGAACAAGTCCGAACATATAGAATGAGGCTCAACCCAGAAAAATGTGCTTTTGGAGTACGAGGGGGAAAATTCCTCGGATTCATGCTAACATCACGAGGTATAGAGGCGAACCCAGAAAAATGTAAGGCAATACTCAGCATGGCAAGCCCCAAAAcagtcaaagaagtacaacaactagCAGGGAGAATAGCAGCATTATCCCGGTTCCTACCATCAGTATCGAGCCGATCATATCATTTCTTCCAAACAATAACAAAGAACAAAAAGTTTCTATGGACAGAAGAATGTGAAAAAGCTTTCGCTGAACTCAAAGTCGTCTTATCATCACCTCCAGTACTACAAAGACCTGAAATCGGCA
This window contains:
- the LOC140180027 gene encoding uncharacterized protein, whose product is MADNGVHQNTQAELMAQMAELQAEVKRLAELTSQNDASKREDNGHKGKTDLLSIDPPREKLTLDNPFSEEITNYQMPKHFTLPSSLEPYKGIGDPRAHIKKFQSMMFFNGPNNEPVLCRAFPTYLDGAALLWFSKLPAGSISSFEELAKSFIDYFAAARIYVHGSDYLGTIRQGPQENLKDYLTRFAEATMEIPDLDPAVHLHAIKAGLRPGKFRETIAVTKPKTLEEFRERAAGQMEIEELRETEKTEKRQPRREDEKSTRSANIKDLKRPFKLTPKFDNYTRFNTRRERIIKEILNAKIIKPPARAGSYQDQRFVDKSKHCAFHQKYGHTTDECIIAKDLLERLARQGLLDKYIEGRKHKENDKEERQQTSGAKDTNKWPNNTPPKGIINTISGGFAGGGETTSARKRNYRAMLAIEGTTPHNDKDTLNLEIVFNQRDICSAAPHSDDPVVISIQTGELLVRKVLLDPGSSADVLFYATFIKMQLSEKLIQPSSGELVGFSGERVPIKGYIWLKTMMGNHPLSRTIDIQYLIVDCPSPYNIILGRPALNMFRAVVSTFHLCVKFQAQDGKIATLHSDQQQARQCYNASLKRPATEVLSLAELDPREDTQERPQPADELQKIPLTEKPEQFTYVGQALQGKERSELVKVLQDNSDLFAWTPADMPGIDLSIICHKLATNKASRPIAQKKRNLGADKSKAALEETEKLLKANFIKEIRFTTWLSNVVMVRKNSGKWRMCVDFTDLNKACPKDAYPLPCIDKLVDSASGYKSLSFMDAYSGYNQILMHPEDQSKTAFITEHGNFCYRVMPFGLKNAGATYQRLMDKVFHHQIGRNMEIYVDDMVAKTTHGKSHCDDLKEIFEQVRTYRMRLNPEKCAFGVRGGKFLGFMLTSRGIEANPEKCKAILSMASPKTVKEVQQLAGRIAALSRFLPSVSSRSYHFFQTITKNKKFLWTEECEKAFAELKVVLSSPPVLQRPEIGKPLYLYLSASEHSISSALMIESGKAQQPVYFVSRVMQPTEQRYLRIEQLALALVTTARRLRHYFQSHTIIVRTNQPLRQILTKPKLAGRLTKWSIELSEFDIQFQPRSALKAQILADFVSELTSAEHNKHWELHVDGASSREGSGAGVILKEGENVVAEQSLQFHFPASNNQAEYEALIAGLKLALNLRYKA